Proteins encoded by one window of Dioscorea cayenensis subsp. rotundata cultivar TDr96_F1 chromosome 20, TDr96_F1_v2_PseudoChromosome.rev07_lg8_w22 25.fasta, whole genome shotgun sequence:
- the LOC120251669 gene encoding ATP-dependent Clp protease proteolytic subunit 3, chloroplastic, translating into MDALRCFATLPPSSSPRPSLLSSSALLGPSSLSSPCPQWRRRPHRSIKASSRVDSTTTLSEGWDVSGSVARPSFLPRFEELDTTNMLLRQRIVFLGSQVDTDTADFIISQLLFLDAEDQKKDIKLFINSPGGSVTAGMGIYDAMKLCKADISTVCFGLAASMGAFLLASGTKGKRFCMPNARVMIHQPLGTAGGKTTDMGLQIREMMYHKVKMNKILSRITGKPEQQIEIDTDRDNFMNPWQAKEYGLVDEVIDDSKPGLVAPIADAAAPPKTKVWSLWKVEGSRKAKKNLPSEHNISRNGYEGSDGSDGEKGTPQTEEAPTPV; encoded by the exons ATGGACGCCCTTCGATGCTTTGCGACCTTGCCTCCCTCTTCCTCTCCAAGACCCTCCTTGCTCTCCTCTTCTGCCCTATTAGGTCCATCTTCTCTCTCATCTCCTTGCCCACAGTGGCGGAGAAGGCCTCATAGATCCATCAAGGCTTCCTCCCGGGTGGATTCCACCACGACCCTGTCGGAAGGTTGGGATGTCTCCGGTTCTGTGGCCAGACCTTCTTTTTTGCCCAGATTTGAAGAGCTTGACACCACCAACATGCTTCTCCGGCAGCGCATCGTCTTTTTGGGTTCTCAG GTAGACACAGATACTGCAGATTTTATTATCAGTCAACTTCTATTTTTAGATGCTGAAGACCAAAAGAaggatataaaattatttatcaattcTCCAGGTGGCTCTGTAACAGCAG GAATGGGAATATATGATGCCATGAAGTTATGCAAGGCTGATATATCTACAGTTTGTTTTGGTCTTGCGGCATCTATGGGTGCATTTCTGCTTGCTTCTGGAACAAAAGGAAAGAGATTTTGCATGCCAAATGCAAGAGTCATGATTCATCAACCTTTAGGAACTGCTGGAGGCAAA ACAACAGACATGGGATTACAGATTAGAGAAATGATGTATCACAAGGTGAAGATGAACAAAATACTGTCGAGGATAACAGGAAAGCCTGAGCAGCAG ATCGAAATAGACACAGATCGTGACAATTTCATGAATCCATGGCAAGCGAAGGAATATGGTTTAGTAGATGAAGTTATTGATGATAGTAAACCTGGTTTGGTTGCACCAATTGCTGATGCAGCGGCACCTCCGAAGACCAAAGTGTGGAGTTTATGGAAAGTTGAAGGTAGCAGGAAAGCGAAGAAAAATTTGCCTTCTGAGCATAACATCTCTCGAAATGGCTACGAAGGTAGCGATGGAAGTGATGGAGAGAAAGGGACGCCGCAAACAGAGGAGGCACCGACACCAGTATGA
- the LOC120251655 gene encoding suppressor protein SRP40-like: protein MASNNGEPSSAPQPERWYNLTLGASFKDQASVKFSTLRYEFKPASIDKSQAGSLHKNKENRVSVEFHNNQPGKPKVTFEGSSENYKDNDGVLFFDGQTFRLERLHRAVKRLRHVRLPGEAAAAAAASAATPVPAVAAMESRSPPLGKTTKSQPLTKAVAHSVPVEIEKIDIGEPESPVPKPTNRNNDYHSMPSNPFPFSPDPRSSEAEENVDIVADDDAGSPNQNDAGAHASGFGLDINIPGQNDSDEENADVDISDDEGNKGPNAAEALQAQMNAEEKQGQQTSSSSDSSGSGSSGSGSGSESSSSDSDGSDDDSASSGGDIDI, encoded by the exons ATGGCGAGCAACAATGGAGAGCCGAGCTCGGCACCGCAGCCGGAGAGATGGTACAACCTCACCCTCGGCGCCTCCTTCAAGGACCAAGCTTCCGTCAAGTTCTCCACTCTCCGAT ATGAATTTAAACCGGCCTCTATTGATAAGAGCCAGGCAGGTTCTCTTCATAAGAATAAGGAGAACAGGGTCTCTGTCGAATTTCACAATAATCAACCTGGGAAGCCAAAGGTTACATTTGAAGGGAGCAGTGAAAACTACAAGGACAACGATGGAGTCTTGTTTTTCGATGGTCAGACCTTTCGATTGGAGAGATTGCATAGAGCAGTCAAGAGGTTGAGGCATGTTAGACTACCTGGTGAGGcggctgctgctgctgcagctAGTGCAGCAACTCCAGTGCCAGCTGTAGCAGCCATGGAATCCCGTTCTCCTCCACTTGGGAAGACAACGAAATCCCAGCCCCTAACCAAGGCTGTAGCTCATTCAGTGCCT GTGGAGATAGAAAAAATTGACATCGGCGAACCAGAAAGTCCAG TTCCAAAGCCGACAAACAGGAATAATGATTACCACTCAATGCCATCGAATCCTTTTCCATTTTCTCCTGATCCAAGGTCCTCTGAAGCAGAGGAAAATGTGGACATTGTAGCAGATGACGATGCAGGCTCACCGAACCAGAACGATGCCGGGGCTCATGCAAGTGGCTTTGGGTTAGACATCAACATTCCGGGCCAGAATGATTCAGATGAAGAGAATGCCGATGTGGATATCAGTGATGATGAGGGAAACAAAGGGCCAAATGCTGCAGAAGCTCTCCAGGCTCAAATGAATGCAGAAGAGAAGCAGGGGCAGCAGACTTCCAGTTCGAGTGACAGCAGTGGGAGCGGAAGTAGCGGAAGTGGGAGCGGGAGTGAAAGCAGTAGTAGCGACAGTGATGGCAGTGATGATGACTCGGCCAGTTCTGGTGGTGATATTGACATCTGA
- the LOC120251531 gene encoding uncharacterized protein LOC120251531 — translation MDADAKSSCLNVGAYPCDLSTTSQFGSVQCAGDFKDQQPIRLGETMGPRDNAVDDHKSDSTLLSNDSEFGILSYSLKSVPVGDFSKPEMMYSEGAHAIESAAQEAVLLEQEIATQKIIHDQRHAKGASAPVEDGHDILSGRHDPNALKVVLLKMTADHRVEMASKRGKLNHQDDGNLEIGNGYGVPGGGAYSAAGPLNAKSESMGSQKELPAYLKQRLKARGILKDEKDPKSPISSTTTSSKLPPGWAETKDPISGSFYFYNEKTGVTQWECPTETSGFSEPSVVLPLPEDWEEACDVSTGQRYYYNTKTNMTQWERPNSSHQFPVQHPHNISSGHEAVRVSSNEPDYTRKCMGCGGWGIGVVQPWGFCNHCTRLQKGTVQQCSSTTNHQQQTSNKGTPKNQRSSSKPPSGKGKKESRKRGYSEDDDLDPMDPSSYSDAPRGGWVVGLKGVQPRAADTTATGPLFQQRPYPSPGAVLRKNAEIASQTKKHGSHGHMAPISKRGDGSDGLGDAD, via the exons ATGGATGCTGATGCAAAATCTTCATGTTTGAATGTGGGAGCTTATCCCTGTGACCTGTCAACTACATCCCAATTTGGTTCAGTTCAGTGTGCTGGAGATTTCAAGGATCAACAACCAATAAGACTGGGTGAAACCATGGGCCCAAGAGACAATGCAGTTGATGATCATAAATCTGATTCTACTTTGCTATCAAATGATAGTGAGTTTGGAATCCTCAGTTATTCATTGAAATCTGTTCCTGTTGGAGATTTCAGCAAACCTGAGATGATGTATTCTGAAGGTGCCCATGCGATTGAATCTGCTGCCCAAGAAGCTGTATTGCTTGAACag GAAATTGCCACACAAAAAATCATACATGATCAAAG GCATGCAAAAGGAGCAAGTGCACCTGTAGAGGATGGTCACGACATTCTCTCTGGGCGCCATGATCCCAATGCATTGAAG gTGGTTCTCCTTAAAATGACTGCTGATCACCGTGTTGAAATGGCCTCCAAACGAGGAAAGCTTAATCATCAAGATGATG GCAATCTAGAAATTGGTAATGGATATGGTGTGCCTGGTGGTGGTGCTTATTCTGCAGCAGGGCCTTTGAATGCCAAGTCTG AATCAATGGGATCTCAAAAAGAGTTGCCAGCATATTTAAAGCAGAGGCTGAAAGCACGAGGGATACTCAAAGATGAGAAG GATCCTAAATCACCAATCAGTAGCACCACAACCAGCTCAAAGTTGCCTCCTGGTTGG GCTGAGACAAAGGACCCTATTAGTGGATCTTTTTATTTCTACAATGAGAAAACTGGAGTTACCCAATGGGAGTGTCCTACAGAGACTTCGGGTTTCTCTGAGCCTTCTGTTGTTTTGCCATTGCCAGAAGATTGGGAAGAGGCTTGTGATGTTTCAACAG GgcaaagatattattataatacaaaaacaaacatGACACAATGGGAACGACCAAATTCGAGCCATCAGTTTCCTGTGCAGCATCCTCATAATATTTCTTCTGGACATGAAGCCGTAAGAGTTAGCAGTAATGAACCAGATTATACGAGAAAATGCATGGGGTGTGGTGGGTGGGGAATTGGTGTTGTTCAACCTTGGGGTTTTTGCAACCACTGTACACG GCTTCAGAAGGGAACTGTTCAGCAATGTTCATCTACGACCAATCATCAGCAGCAAACAAGCAATAAAGGAACCCCCAAAAATCAGAG GTCAAGCTCAAAACCTCCATCGGGGAAAGGTAAAAAGGAAAGCAGGAAAAGAGGCTACTCAGAGGATGACGACTTGGACCCCATGGATCCTAGCTCTTATTCAGATGCTCCTCGGGGAGGCTG ggTGGTTGGTTTAAAAGGAGTACAACCACGAGCAGCAGATACCACTGCTAcg GGCCCTCTTTTTCAGCAGCGTCCATATCCTTCTCCGGGTGCAGTTTTACGAAAGAATGCCGAGATTGCTTCACAAACAAAGAAACACGGATCTCACGGTCATATGGCGCCGATTTCCAAGAGAGGAGATGGGAGTGATGGGCTTGGTGATGCAGATTGA